The genomic stretch CACCGGCCCTTCGGCCAGAATATTAAGGTCTTTGTCGGTGACGATGGTGGCGATCTCGATGATCCGCTCTTTTTCCGGATCCAGGCCGGTCATTTCCAGATCAATCCAAATCAGGTTGTCTTTGCTCATGGGTTTTCTTCTGAAGGGGCACCTCGGTGTATCATAGGGTTTTACGTCAGCAGCAGCCAGGAACAAAGTGGCCAAACGCAGCAAACTGACCCACGGCCAACAGCGCCGGGTTAAAGCCAATCATGCCAAACGTCTTAAGCAGCAGGACGAGGTCGCCATCGACGATGCCCTGCTGGGCAGCCCCGAAGAAGGCTTGGTGCTCTCGCGCTTTGGCCAGCACGCCGATGTGGAAGATGCTGAGGGCAAGGTGCACCGCCTGAACCTGAGGCGCACCGTCGGCTCGCTGGTCACTGGCGACAAAGTGGTGTGGCGCCGGGGCAACGAGGCCCTGGCCGGTATCAGCGGCGTGATTGAGGCGGTACACGAGCGCCATTCGGTGCTGACCCGCCCGGATTTCTACGACGGCATCAAGCCGGTGGCCGCCAATATCGACCAGATGTACATCGTCTCTTCGGTGCTGCCGGTGCTCTCTACCCACATCATCGACCGCTACCTGGTGGCCGGCGAGACCTTGGGGGTCGAGTCGGTGATCATCCTCAATAAAACCGACCTATTGGACGAGGCGGCCCGCCAGGACGCCGAGCAGCAATTAGCCCTGTACCGCGACATTGGCTACCAGGTGCTGCTGGTGTCGGTGAAAAAAGGCGAAGGCATGGCAGAGCTTGAGGCCACGCTGCAAGATGAAGTGAGTATCTTTGTCGGCCAGTCGGGGGTGGGTAAATCCTCTCTGGTGAACCGGCTGCTGCCGGACGCCGCAGCCCAAGTGGGGGACGTGTCACAGAACTCCGGCCTTGGCCAGCACACCACCACGGTGGCCAGACTCTTTCACTTCCCCACCGGCGGGGATTTGATTGATTCCCCCGGCATTCGCGAATTTGCGCTCTGGCACCTGGACGAAACTACCATCGCCCGCGGCTTTCGCGAGTTCCGGGCCTTTTTGGGCACCTGCAAGTTTCGCGACTGCAAACACAAGGCCGATCCGGGCTGCGCCCTCAATGCCGCCATTGCCCGTGGAGAACTGGCCCAAAGCCGCCTAGACAGTTACCATCGCATTGTTGACTCGCTGGCCGAGAGCCGGCCCAGTTTCGCCTGACAGCACCCTTTAATCGCCAAGGAATTCACGGTGTTAGACCAACTGAAAATCACCCTGCAGTATCTTATCCCCCAGCATGGCCTGTCCCGACTGACCGGGTTTCTGGCCAGCGCCAAGGCCGGGTTTGTCACCCGCGCCTTTATCCGCTTTTTTATCAACAAGTACAAAGTGGACATGAGCGAGGCCAAGCTGCAGGACCCGGCGGACTTTGCCACCTTCAACGATTTCTTCACCCGCGAGCTCAAACCCGGCCTGCGCCCTCTGGCTGACACCGACCTGGTGTTGCCGGTGGACGGCACCGTCAGCCAGTTAGGCCCGGTAACTGCCG from Gallaecimonas pentaromativorans encodes the following:
- the rsgA gene encoding small ribosomal subunit biogenesis GTPase RsgA, whose protein sequence is MAKRSKLTHGQQRRVKANHAKRLKQQDEVAIDDALLGSPEEGLVLSRFGQHADVEDAEGKVHRLNLRRTVGSLVTGDKVVWRRGNEALAGISGVIEAVHERHSVLTRPDFYDGIKPVAANIDQMYIVSSVLPVLSTHIIDRYLVAGETLGVESVIILNKTDLLDEAARQDAEQQLALYRDIGYQVLLVSVKKGEGMAELEATLQDEVSIFVGQSGVGKSSLVNRLLPDAAAQVGDVSQNSGLGQHTTTVARLFHFPTGGDLIDSPGIREFALWHLDETTIARGFREFRAFLGTCKFRDCKHKADPGCALNAAIARGELAQSRLDSYHRIVDSLAESRPSFA